In the genome of Desulfonatronum thiosulfatophilum, the window GCCCTCCATTTCGGCCAGCAGGCGCGTCAATTCCTGGTCCATGGCGGTCAACTGTCCCTGCAGTCGACGTTGCTGCTGATCCTGATCCCAAACCCGTGCCGACAGAGTGTCGACCTCGGTCCTGGAAACCGTGCAGGCAGATGCGAGCAGGCTGAGAAAAATAAGGAATATGACTGTTGGTTTCATTGGTCCCTCCGAGCTCGTTTACGTCCCCAGATCAAATATGCCAGACCGCCAAGCACAGGTACGAATACACAGACCGCGATCCAGACCATCTTTTCCTGATGCGTGGTGAAATCGGCATGAAAAGAATGCCAGATGGCCCACAAATTCGGCAAAATCGGCAAGGCCAGCAAGGCCATAATCAATATCAGCTGCGACGGTGGCAGGTCGAACATAGTTTTCCTTTGTACATGAAGTGATTGATGAGCGCTCCTGGCATACAGCATGGAACGCCGTGGTCAAATTGTTGTTAGGCAGGCGTTGCGACAAAAACGGCAGACCCGACAGCGAAGTCATGGGCATTTGTCGTGATCATCCTGAACAA includes:
- a CDS encoding PLD nuclease N-terminal domain-containing protein, encoding MLYARSAHQSLHVQRKTMFDLPPSQLILIMALLALPILPNLWAIWHSFHADFTTHQEKMVWIAVCVFVPVLGGLAYLIWGRKRARRDQ